TTCTGATCTATACTTTTGATGATTTCTGATGATGACTTGTCGTTTTTGTGTCCATGTTTCCTCTCCCTTCCAGATTGAGGAGAGGCGAGCCTTGGTAGGAGGCTCCAACGACACAAGCTGTGTGTTCCTGGTCAATCGGCCGTACGCCCTGATCTGCTCTGCGGTGGCCTTCTACGTCCCATTGGCCCTCATGGTCCTAGCCTACCAGCGGATCTACGTCACCGCCATGACCCACGTGCGGCAGATCGAGACATTACAGCGGGCCGGCTCCGCTCCTGTCACCGGGACAGCTCCAGTGATCACCGTGAGGTCCTCCACTTCCTCAGATCCATTGGAGCACTACCGCCTTAGGACAACAACGGGCTCCACCTCCTCAGAGCAGGCTCCCATAGCGAATAGCCGCATGCGTGTTGAGACAAAGGCAGCGAAGACGCTGGCAGTTATCATGGGTTGTTTCTGCCTATGCTGGGCACCGTTTTTCATCACCAACGTGGTGGACCCCTTCATCCATTACTCAGTGCCCTGGCAGCTGTGGACAGCCTGGTTGTGGCTCGGGTACATTAACTCAGGGTTGAACCCTTTCCTGTATGCCTTTCTGAACCGGGCATTTCGGAGGGCGTTTCTGGTGATTCTCTGCTGTGGGAATGAGCGGTATGCACGGCATGGGAGCTTCTCCTATGTACACACCCACAGAGCGTGCTCAGCTGCGTCAGTCAACGGGACGTCTATGGCACTgaggtaaacacacattaaaggcaCATTTTCTCCAGTTTTTGTGAATATTTATTCAATTGATACCAATGCTGTTATCGATTCTGCTTATTGGTCCAGTTCCTGAACGGGCTTTGGGTTGGGTTGGCCTCGGGTTAAGcctcagtgctgtgtgtgtatgtcagatTGTCAGATTGATAGAGAGGGTGAAGaaaaggtggaaggtggactattgcatgcaatgtttctgtaagttattatcACTTGTCACCTCCTTTCAGTTTTCTCCACCAGTTTActggtgaaaaaacaaaactgaaaatgaaacaacTGAATACTGATTTGAATATTGATCGCCATGACAACGAATTAACTGTGAAAGCTTTGAAGCACTAGAAGTAATCTGTTAAGACCACCTGTGTGGCGCTAATGTTGATATAACATAGGATATTTACCCTTGGTAACAGACATACTGCTCAATTAGAAAGCAGTGGCACTTGTGCATAGTGTTAAATACATAATTCCTGGAATTTAAGCACAAGTTGCGCAGAAAGATGTTTGAGCATATTTCTACCTTTAGTTGAC
The sequence above is drawn from the Epinephelus fuscoguttatus linkage group LG18, E.fuscoguttatus.final_Chr_v1 genome and encodes:
- the si:dkey-247m21.3 gene encoding 5-hydroxytryptamine receptor 4, whose product is MATTSPQHLLDDINTGQQEQQQEFLSSLETIVLTIFLSIIIIMTVFGNLLVMVALCRDRHLRKKKTNYFIVSLAFADLLVALLVMPFAAIELTTGQWRYGEIFCLVRTSLDVLLTTASILHLCCIALDRYYAICCQPLVYRHKMTPVRVAVMLSGCWLIPTFISFLPIMQSWNAIGIEDIIEERRALVGGSNDTSCVFLVNRPYALICSAVAFYVPLALMVLAYQRIYVTAMTHVRQIETLQRAGSAPVTGTAPVITVRSSTSSDPLEHYRLRTTTGSTSSEQAPIANSRMRVETKAAKTLAVIMGCFCLCWAPFFITNVVDPFIHYSVPWQLWTAWLWLGYINSGLNPFLYAFLNRAFRRAFLVILCCGNERYARHGSFSYVHTHRACSAASVNGTSMALRHLQGLLRTLSGFPIVL